TGCTCCCGTGGCGGCTCAAGCCGAAAAGAGCCGGAGTTGGATCGTCCTGGCCGATGATGTGATCAAAGGTCCGTTAACGGATCAGGACATTATGACTATGATTGAGAGCGGAGAGGTAACGGCGGATACATCTCTCAGACTGGGCGAGCGTCCTTGGATAAAGGCCTCGGAGATCCCTGACTTCAGGAGTTTTTTCCCGGGGCGGCATCAGGGAACAAAGGCGGGAGCATTCGCTTCCATGTCAATGCTCGAGAGAGAAGGTCTGGGCGCCATTGAGGGCGAAGGAGCGACCGGTCTCCCTTTTTTTGCAGAGTTCCCAGCGCTGATCTCTTATCCGTTAGCGGGAGGTAAAGGCACATCGTTGCTCATTTTTGCGGGAATAGCTTTCCTGTTTGCCACGGTGCTTTCTCTTGATTTCTTGCTTGGCCTGCCTTTGAACCTGCTGGGGTGGATACTGCTTTATGGTTATTTGGCGAACTTGATGAGAACCAGCACCGAGTCGCCACACAGTCCTCCCCCTGCCTGGGATTTTTCGCGCGTAAAAGATTTGGCCTACTCCGGGCTGAATGTAATGGTTTTGGTGTGCGTCTACTCTTTGATTCCCGTGGGAATATGTCTTTTGTTCATGATTTTCTTCTTCTTGAACTCCATGCCCGCATTGGGCTACACCTTTTTCGCTTTGACGATCCTGATTTATGTTGGATCTCTATATGTCCTGCCTGGAAGCCTCGCCGCGCTGGGGGCTACGGGGAAGCTAGGATCAGCTCTGAAGCCGTCTAACATTAGGAACATAATGGGTAATGGCGGCAGGCCCTACCTCATGTTGGCCGCTGTTTCAATCGCCGCGGGGTTGGCTTGCATGTTGGCGGCTGTGGCGGCCGTCTTTTTGGTGGACGCAACCGACGTGGGCTTCGTGGCGGCGGGGCTGTTTATGGCGCTGGTTCTGTCGTACGGCCATTTTGTATGGTTCCACGTCCTGGGCCGTTTTGCTGCGGAGAACCCGATGCTGATGAAACAGGTTGCCTCCGAGCCGGCAACTTGATAACCTTGTGGAGCCGTGGTGAAAATGCCCAGCGGGAGCCACATTTTTAAGTACGTACTCTTGTGACAAGAACAGATCTTATGGATTATCCAGGAAAGAGTCTTCAAACCAACATGGCAAAGGGCCGATTTGGTAATTGCCCGACGAAAGTCGAGGCATTCAGAAGCCACCCATGACCAGTTCTCGGCGTTCTCGAACCGGAAGTCAGAGTCTCCATGTCAAAGACCTATGGCGTGCAGCCTTTGTTGGTGCCGTTGCAATAGGAGTGCTCCTGTTTGCAGGCGGTGTCAACGCGTTTGAAGGCTTTGACCTGGTCTCCGGCGTCATAGAGTCCTCTCAATTCAAGGGTAAAGATCCTCTACAACAGCTCCGATTGGCGTCGGAATTGCTCCGTACCAAAAGGCTGAGAGACTCGGACATGAGGTTTATCCTTCTGGATTGGGGGGACAGGTATCTCAGAGAGCCTTCTGATCCCCTGGAAAGGTTGAAACGATGGGCCGAGTTGACGAACGACGGAAAGCTCAAGAATCTCCCGATTCAAAGGGATTTCCTCAATCGCGTCCTGTTGGCCGA
This sequence is a window from Desulfomonile tiedjei. Protein-coding genes within it:
- a CDS encoding DUF4013 domain-containing protein; amino-acid sequence: MEKKEARIKCSGCGTSYKVKVPVTDKPVSFKCKKCGKVLKLKIKPTMPLETTPQPSAAPAVTQMPELETTQLPDMGSFQDAPLPPKLQRASVVEHLFLDHPEDAPVAAQAEKSRSWIVLADDVIKGPLTDQDIMTMIESGEVTADTSLRLGERPWIKASEIPDFRSFFPGRHQGTKAGAFASMSMLEREGLGAIEGEGATGLPFFAEFPALISYPLAGGKGTSLLIFAGIAFLFATVLSLDFLLGLPLNLLGWILLYGYLANLMRTSTESPHSPPPAWDFSRVKDLAYSGLNVMVLVCVYSLIPVGICLLFMIFFFLNSMPALGYTFFALTILIYVGSLYVLPGSLAALGATGKLGSALKPSNIRNIMGNGGRPYLMLAAVSIAAGLACMLAAVAAVFLVDATDVGFVAAGLFMALVLSYGHFVWFHVLGRFAAENPMLMKQVASEPAT